One window from the genome of Nicotiana sylvestris chromosome 9, ASM39365v2, whole genome shotgun sequence encodes:
- the LOC104237392 gene encoding uncharacterized protein → MAFHVACPITCRRICYCPLGFPKGKNEFLEDVVRVEEFLKDPWLLKAKEGATIQVKVPKIVVAPQPPQQVAVGDGGGGGDGEEAAAIASAQTKRAALQKKAAAASMVAEDFARRFESGDLVGSVKDVGGEEQGLSNVKVMCRLCFCGENEGSEKARKMMSCKSCGKKYHRGCLKAWGQHRDLFHWSSWTCPSCRLCEACRRTGDPNKFMFCKRCDGAYHCYCMQPPHKNVSSGPYLCPKHTKCHSCGSNVPGNGLSVRWFLGYTCCDACGRLFVKGNYCPVCLKVYRDSEATPMVCCDICQRWVHCQCDGISDEKYMQFQVDGNLQYACPTCRGNSYQVRNLEDAVQELWRRRDEADKDLIASLRAGAGLPVDDEIFSISPFSDDEDSGPVVKNEHSRSLKFSLKGLVDKSPKKSKDYGKKSSYKKSGKKKGQQLSLTGQNETHPDGAGYVKNEELQAYGELDSFSSPVGSLTEGICSINQAGVIKHKFIDEVTGNKGKRTVQIKGSKPQRLDGDDIGIQTSMPKTSKGPKLVIHLGSRNKNVAGSPKSDASSCQKDQDLTTSNGSEDLGQLRENENSERNDTAAKFGGGKGHKVDHMDQIKGQNPRGKESHLIKIKKVSSEATHLPAKVGGKFADVSGPIPPVKTFGILGKRSNDGNVIARAGAEVPATRGNKLASSKYAEAGPASCDDLNDEKVSTPSVSNSTRKDPKPLLKLKFKNPYHESQNAWASPGEEEKSMVKGQRSKRKRPPAFGEKASTKADDNSSQWYEDSTMDEFMDANWILQKLGKDAKGKRVEVHHPSDNTWHRGTVIEVFEGSSIVSVALDDGKKKNLELGKQGIRFVCQKQKR, encoded by the exons ATGGCCTTTCACGTAGCTTGCCCAATTACCTG TCGAAGGATCTGTTACTGCCCACTTGGGTTTCCAAAGGGTAAAAATGAGTTCTTGGAAGATGTGGTTAGGGTTGAGGAGTTTCTTAAGGACCCATGGTTGCTTAAGGCTAAAGAAGGTGCCACAATTCAGGTTAAGGTGCCCAAGATTGTTGTTGCTCCACAGCCTCCCCAGCAAGTGGCGGTAGGTGATGGGGGTGGTGGCGGGGATGGGGAGGAGGCAGCTGCTATTGCTTCAGCACAGACTAAGCGTGCTGCCTTGCAGAAGAAAGCTGCTGCTGCATCTATGGTAGCTGAGGATTTCGCTAGAAGATTCGAGTCTGGAGATCTGGTG GGCTCCGTGAAAGATGTTGGTGGAGAAGAACAGGGTCTGTCAAATGTCAAAGTGATGTGTAGGTTATGCTTTTGTGGTGAAAATGAAGGAAGTGAAAAAGCAAGGAAAATGATGTCATGCAAAAGTTGTGGAAAGAAGTATCACCGAGGCTGCCTGAAAGCTTGGGGTCAACATAGAG ATCTCTTTCATTGGAGTTCGTGGACATGTCCCTCGTGCCGGCTTTGTGAG GCCTGTCGAAGAACTGGAGATCCGAACAAGTTCATGTTTTGCAAAAGGTGTGATGGAGCTTATCACTGTTACTGTATGCAGCCTCCACACAAG AACGTTAGCAGTGGACCTTATTTATGCCCCAAACACACAAAGTGTCACAGCTGTGGTTCTAATGTTCCAGGAAATGGCCTGAGCGTAAG GTGGTTTTTAGGATACACTTGTTGTGATGCTTGCGGAAGATTATTTGTGAAGGGAAACTACTGTCCTGTTTGTTTGAAG GTTTATAGAGATTCTGAAGCAACACCTATGGTTTGCTGTGACATTTGCCAGCGCTGGGTGCACTGCCAATGCGATGGCATCAG TGATGAAAAATATATGCAGTTTCAAGTGGATGGAAATCTGCAGTATGCTTGTCCAACATGCCGTGGAAATAGTTATCAG GTGAGAAATCTTGAGGATGCTGTTCAGGAGCTTTGGAGGAGGAGAGATGAAGCTGATAAGGACTTAATTGCAAGTTTGAGGGCAGGAGCTGGGTTGCCAGTTGACGATGAAATATTTTCTATTTCACCCTTTTCAGATGATGAAGATAGTGGTCCTGTAGTAAAAAATGAACATAGTCGATCTCTGAAGTTTTCTCTTAAAGGTTTAGTTGACAAATCTCCCAAAAAGAGCAAGGATTATGGAAAGAAATCTTCTTACAAGAAATCTGGTAAAAAGAAAGGGCAGCAATTGTCTTTAACCGGACAAAATGAAACACATCCTGATGGTGCTGGTTATGTCAAGAATGAAGAATTGCAGGCTTATGGGGAACTGGATAGCTTTTCTTCTCCTGTTGGTAGCTTGACAGAAGGTATATGCTCAATTAATCAGGCAGGGGTCATAAAGCACAAATTTATTGATGAGGTTACAGGAAACAAGGGTAAGAGGACAGTTCAAATTAAAGGCAGCAAGCCTCAGCGTTTGGATGGGGATGATATTGGGATTCAGACAAGCATGCCAAAGACCTCTAAGGGTCCAAAGCTTGTTATACATTTGGGTTCACGGAATAAAAATGTAGCAGGTTCCCCAAAGTCCGATGCTTCAAGTTGTCAGAAAGATCAAGATTTGACTACTTCAAATG GTAGTGAGGATCTTGGTCAGCTGAGAGAGAATGAAAACTCAGAAAGGAATGACACTGCGGCTAAATTTGGTGGTGGAAAGG GACATAAGGTGGATCATAtggaccaaataaagggtcaaaATCCTAGGGGTAAAGAAAGtcatttaataaaaatcaagaaagTAAGTTCAGAAGCTACCCATTTGCCTGCCAAAGTTGGTGGAAAATTTGCCGATGTATCTGGACCCATTCCTCCGGTTAAGActtttggtatcttaggaaaAAGAAGCAATGATGGTAATGTTATTGCAAGGGCTGGAGCTGAAGTTCCTGCCACAAGGGGCAACAAATTGGCTTCCTCGAAATATGCAGAAGCTGGGCCCGCTTCTTGTGATGACCTGAACGACGAGAAAGTTAGTACACCTTCAGTATCTAATTCAACGAGAAAGGATCCAAAACCTCTTCTAAAGCTCAAGTTCAAGAATCCTTACCATGAAAGTCAAAATGCGTGGGCTTCTCCTGGGGAGGAGGAGAAAAGCATGGTTAAGGGTCAGAGGTCTAAAAGAAAGAGACCACCAGCCTTTGGAGAAAAAGCATCAACTAAGGCTGATGATAATTCATCTCAGTGGTATGAGGATAGTACAATGGACGAGTTCATGGATGCTAACTGGATACTGCAGAAGTTGGGAAAAGATGCAAAAGGAAAGAGAGTGGAAGTTCATCATCCGTCTGATAATACCTG GCATAGAGGGACAGTGATAGAAGTCTTTGAAGGCTCATCGATAGTGTCTGTTGCTCTTGATGATGGGAAGAAGAAGAACTTGGAACTTGGAAAGCAAGGAATACGTTTTGTATGTCAGAAGCAAAAACGTTGA